The Anticarsia gemmatalis isolate Benzon Research Colony breed Stoneville strain chromosome 1, ilAntGemm2 primary, whole genome shotgun sequence sequence CTGCAGTTGACTGAATAGATTATTATTTCAGCAAATATCTGTCTTTTAATAACGTCCCCATATCCTTATTATCCAGCATGCatcaacaattttaaaatatattatttttagtggATGAATGCACCTCcaactgtttaattttatatacgtttttatttttcggTATAGACTTCATAATTAAGTACAGTAAGTGAAATTCTGATGgttacaaatattacaatattcattATTAAGCGTATCTTAAAGCTATTTGTTACTATAGAACACTTTATACACAATTTACaggtctaataaatattaaatcaataataatatgtacatttagtataaaaagtttgtttttaataaattaatgtgaaacagtagtataataattattattctagtaGAAACCACGTAGAAACTAAACGTTAAAATGTAGGAATGTTGTCAATTTGGCATGACGTTTAACGTCATTCTGTTTTTCTGTCTGATTTTGTCAATACCTGTCAGTCTGCAATCGTATAAACCAAAAATACTGTTTACTACTttgtttaaatagttattttccatttctcaaataacttaaaaataatttgtgttcGTATAATGTAGCATTGTGTTAAAAGTGAGTCGTTCTTTACTGtaagtgatttaatttaaaaaaatatggtatagGGCGGTCACGAGATTGGTGCCAATCGCAACAAAATCAGGCTGACATTgcaatatttgatttaattattgaaTGGAATAtacccataataatataaaatggcATTCTATTCGTGTAACAGATATAGATTAATTGTTTTGCTGCTGCTAGCATTGATTATGTGGCAATTGTTCCGGTTGCTGCCTGATAAACCCGACACGCAGTTATCCGAGGTAACAATcattatctttaattaaaatgtaaatgtttcgTGATTCCTTGATTATTATTCACTCTCCCTTTTAAAATTGACTGCAATAATGTAAAGTTGTTGGCGCTTTTCTGtgaataatgtattaaaagtaCACATTCAATACTATTTATGGATAACTTTATTGATTCACGAATTTAAATCAAGGTCTTGAGGTCATATAAGGCGAAATCCTGTTTATTCAAGCTTTACCAAACTTTCTTAACATGGTCATGTGTAACCAATTcatatattaattttgattgcaGCCTGATATAGAGAAGTTGGAAGATGATAAGTTTAATAAGCATAAACAAGATAAAGTGAAAGTGAGGGTGTACTATGAGGCTCTCTGTCCTGACTCCAAACACTTCTTCATGAGACATTTGGGGCCTGTGACAGACAAACTATCAGAATTTATAGATGTAACTTTAGTGCCTTATGGAAAGGCTACAGtaagtatatatatgtatgactataaataaacattgtttttattgcctaatattataataaaaaattccATCCTTAATCTGAATAGTGTGGGTTTTATtcagtcataaataaataagcattatTCGCTtcttaatttgattttgataagtTTTTATGACTTCTATTCACTAAACatacatagtttaaaaaaattatggacaattaaaaacaaaaaataatatttttaaattttcagacCAAAGAAGACCATGGCcagtattattttcaatgtcaaCATGGTGAGGAAGAGTGCTATGCCAACAAGATACATGCATGTGCTATAGAGACTGTTGCCAACATGACGACAGCTGTCAAGATAACAGACTGTATGATAGCAGACAATATGGATGCTGATGCAGCTCTTCTAAAGGTAAGCAGATGCACTCcattattaaatagtttttctttaagCTGTTGGGTTGATTTCACAGAAAATACTCAAGGCGGGATTTGTTACCAGGGTTTCGGCAATGAATCATGATtttattggaaataaataacatatttaaaaaacccttttgACTCACTTCATTTATGGACGTCAACATGGTTATAAAAGCCAATAGATATATATACCTTTTCTAATGTCTACTAATCTAATATCATGTTTTTTATGTTACAGTGTGCAAAACAACTCAAGGTGGAGCCCGATCCTATCAAAAACTGTGCCAAT is a genomic window containing:
- the LOC142973821 gene encoding gamma-interferon-inducible lysosomal thiol reductase-like protein, producing the protein MAFYSCNRYRLIVLLLLALIMWQLFRLLPDKPDTQLSEPDIEKLEDDKFNKHKQDKVKVRVYYEALCPDSKHFFMRHLGPVTDKLSEFIDVTLVPYGKATTKEDHGQYYFQCQHGEEECYANKIHACAIETVANMTTAVKITDCMIADNMDADAALLKCAKQLKVEPDPIKNCANHELGSALLKKHGDDTHILKPSFIPTITINNSRDNQAAILKNFLLEVCKLIDMPLPPPCL